Below is a window of Rhipicephalus sanguineus isolate Rsan-2018 chromosome 9, BIME_Rsan_1.4, whole genome shotgun sequence DNA.
ggttctttaacgtgcacctaaagctaagtacacgggcctcagacattttcgcctccatcgaaaatgcagccgccgcggccgggattcgatcccgcgaccttcgggtcagcagtcgagcgccataaccactagaccaccgtggcggggctatcaaataaataaataaatagataaataaataaatgtgaagCACCTAATAGGAAGTAAACGGAGGTCTcaggcgcagttcttgcctataagatatatatatatatatatatatatatatatatatatatatatatatatatatatatatatatatatatatatatatatatatatatatatatatatatatatatatatatacacaagcttTCCCGAGTCGccctgtttttttcttccttaatcGCCACCCTGCACGAACATTTGGGTCAGTGCGCGTGGCCGCAGTGAAAGCTGGCGATATTTATGACGCAACATCGTGTGACCCCGTGACCTTGCCCGTGTGTCACTTGCAAGGCGACACGCGCGTTGCAGGCGACGGGCTCGTGGAGGCGACGCCGCCACGGAGCGGTGCATGCAGGTTTACCTAATAACTTTTTTCCCTGCGGCGTGGAACAGCGCGTTTTGTCGTTATTCCTTAACGTATTGTTGAGGGGCGGAATCTTGTATACAGGTTCGGTCCTTGCTCGGGTGTCCAACGTTCGATTCGCGCTAGCACGACTTAGCCAGAAGCCCCAGGTGTTCGCTGACGGCAACTGGCTTCAGTCCAGGCACGTGAGCCCGGCTCAATACTACCGGAAACCGAACAAAGATCGAACGCGTACAAGATTCCGCTgtacactctcagaaaaaaagcaagaaagaaagaaaaaaaagaaaaggtagggATATTTAcgaactaaatactaaccgtttgcCAGTTCCAAAAAGCCTCTTAGTAAGGGAgagtagtaaaatgcaggttagtgaaatccACCACCTCGTTAGCAAGTAATAGTACTCACTCAAGCtgtttatgagaactaacagaaaataatgccgaggaaagtaaggggatgttatttgtagtaattagggtaTAAATGTAAAATAAATGTAACTCTAGCTGTTGTTTTGTTACTTggttgttagtaaccgcactaAAACTGTAGTGAACTGCGATAGCCCAACGAGAGGTTGACGCCTATTTGGTTCATATGTGCCGTGTTCATTGCCATACCAATTTGATACTACTACGAAAACAAATATAAGgttaaatgaaaaaagaaaagacacgaaATGGCACGGTATTGTCCCGTTACACTAATTAATTACCGCGAATTTATTTTAATTAATTACTACGGTAAGTAAACTTCACAACAACGTACACAGAGGCATGGAAGTACCACAAGCGCATTACCAGGATTTGGGACaagtgcacgtagcgccatctctcgccggTGGCAGCGGCCGCCTGCCGTAACTGAACGAGAAataggcgacaaaaaaaaaaagatatatctGACGAAGAGAAGCCAATTACCAAAAATCACTCCAGGTTCTATACAGCATAGACCCACTGGAAcactggtaaaattgcagtatggCACTACGAATCGCGTGGTTTCCCAgggtgtttaatattttacagtGGGGCCCCATGTACTACTAATGgacggtgttcaattgtcctgggaaaggacacgctttgcagtgcgatACTGCAACGTTACCAAAGTGTTCCAgattctttcactccccctttaCCCAGCACatgggtagccagccggtctaagaactggacctccctgtctttccttccttccttcctttcttccagATGACAAGGcgtctttgacaaagataggtcttCCTCTCGAAACCTAGGCCAGCCTGTCTGATACGCTTTTTTATGTTCGTTGAACGTATccgggggaaaaaagaaagaaaaaagaactcacagggtcccttatgcgttcacctaagatgactcgaaggcgaaagccatctgcttcttttattgcgatagcaattatatggacactatcggctggtttttgccgtcgccgtcatgtcccggatatgtagaTGTATTTCTCAGTCGATCTTTCACCGCCACCCACCGAAGgcttccgcacctaacgtggttttgcactgcctccgcgatcggcccacctatgaccaatcTAAGGTGTCAtcgtgtcatcatgtgacgtcagcgCGCGATGATGGTTTTTTTGCACCAccggtgttgacgccgacgctggacgccggtcaattttcgcatttgatgaggcatctaaggatttcgccttaatactcTCAAATTCATTATGTCACACTGATCTTCACGCGTGCTGGAGAAATAGAAACATGAAACTTAgaccttcatttcctcttctactaattaacctatggtggcgaaattattGACAATagcgttctgaaaaaaaaaaagcttgtctgTCTAAGCCGCTTTAATGTCtcactttaatgtccctttaacattattaaggcgagagccgtagatacctcatcaaacgcgaaaattgaccggcgttccgcgtcggcggcgtcggcgccaacaagATTGATGCAAGTAAGCATGATCACGCAGTGACGTCACAACATGACATCATCGCGACGGCAGAAATCGCcacattttgtgacgtcactatgacgtcacattacgtgacgtcatTGTGGTGTTCGTGAGTATCGGGTTCAGTGTTGTGCGCGAGTTTCGGTTTAGGCCACAAGCGATTCCACCGCCAGAGGACcaagcagcagcgcatgcgccgagggcaCGCTACCCTCTCCCGAAGCCAGACCCATTGTTTCCATGTATTCTCAGTGTGCTTCTAATAAACGAACGTAACAGACGTATGCAGCACTGGCGACGAGGGAAACGAAAACCCACTGAATATACGGGTGTGGTCCACTGCCAATggcgtctcttcaagcttccatcgagCCCTTCTCGGGGAAGGCCTGGACGTCATGGATTCAACGCCTTGGATTCTACTTTGTTGTGAATTCCATCACAGCCGACGAGAAGAGGCGAGCCCTGCTCCTGACTCTGTGCGGGCCGGAGACATTTGAAACCGTCCGCGCACTGGTCGCACCAAAGAGCCCAGGAGAAGTGCCGTATGAAGAAATCGTCCAAACCTTGGCTGCACATTACGACCCACGCCCATCTGAGCTGTACTGTCGCTGCAAATTCCAAAGACGCGACCAACAACCAGGCGAGTCCATTGCTGTTTACGTTGCCGCTTTACGTAAACTCGCCGCGGATTGTAACTTCGGCGTTGGGGCATTGCCCGCCGCTGAGGCGACGGCAACCACGGCCGCCGCAACCACCGCGCTCCCCCTGGATATCATGCTACGCGACCGTTTCGGCTGCAGTATCCGAAACGAGCTCGTTCAACAGCGTCTGTTCGCCGAGAGGGACCTTACTTTTCAGAAGGCTTTCGACCTCGCCGAGAGAGCGGAAAGCGCTGCCCTGCAGCAAAAGAGCATCAAGCTCGAAACAGAAAAGTTAGAAGTGCACAAAACAAGCCACAAGAAAGGAGGCGCAAAGGGAGAGCAGCACACTCCACGCAAGGCACACTGCTACAGATGCGACGGCTCGCACGATCCGGGTGAGTGCAAGTTCCGGAATTCTTCGTGCAACTATTGCAAGAAAATTGGGCACACTGAAAGAGCTTGCATCGCAAAGAAAAAGCAACGCAAAACTGCTACGCATCAAATGGAGCCTAGACCTGCAAGCAGGGAAGAGTCGGGAGACAGTTCAGCATGGGGCCTTAATACAGTAAAGAGCCTGCAAGCATGCCCGAAGTTCATGGTGCCGCTACGCGTTAACGGGAAGCTTCTAGAGTTCGAAGTTGACTCTGGTGCAGCGTATTCGCTAATCAGCAAGGAAACTTACGACAAGAGTTGGTCTACAAAACCACCTCCTCTAGCCCAAGCAGACTTAAACCTCCACACCTGGTCAGGAGAGCACTTGAGCCTCGTTGGCACTGCTCAAGTACAAGTGCGGCACAAGACTAAAGATTACGTTCTTCCATTGCATATCATGGAAGGCAGCGGATGCAACCTTCTGGGCCGTAATTGGTTCAGTACTCTCAAAATCCGGCTGCAAGGCGTAAATCAAACGGATGATGCAACGCACACAGAGCCCGCAGTGCTGCACCGCCTATTAGAAAAGCACGCACGTGTTTTTAATGAAGATGTCATCAGCTACGAGGGACCCCCAGTTCACATTGAGCTAGATCCAAACGTCCCACCACGCTTTTGCAAGGCGCGACCGGTTCCTCTTGCGCTCAGACCGGCTGTGAAGGAAGAGTTAGATCGCTTGGAGAAGCAGGGCATTCTGCAGCCAGTGCAACACTCGGACTGGGCAACACCCTTGGTGTTGGTTCGGAAAAAGTCCGGATTGTTAAGACTGTGTGGCGACTATAGAAGCACAGTAAATGCAGCGTCCTTGAAAGCGGCATACCCGCTTCCCACCACTGAGGAGGTGCTGTCGACTCTTAGAGGTGGAAGAATGTTTTCAACGCTTGATCTATTTCAAGCCTATCAGCAACTTCCGGTCACCGAAAACACAGCAAAAGTACTGACCGTGAACACCATGAATGGACTGTACGCAGTCAAGAGACTTCCATTCGGAATCTCAGCAGCACCAGCAATAT
It encodes the following:
- the LOC119405417 gene encoding uncharacterized protein LOC119405417; this encodes MASLQASIEPFSGKAWTSWIQRLGFYFVVNSITADEKRRALLLTLCGPETFETVRALVAPKSPGEVPYEEIVQTLAAHYDPRPSELYCRCKFQRRDQQPGESIAVYVAALRKLAADCNFGVGALPAAEATATTAAATTALPLDIMLRDRFGCSIRNELVQQRLFAERDLTFQKAFDLAERAESAALQQKSIKLETEKLEVHKTSHKKGGAKGEQHTPRKAHCYRCDGSHDPGECKFRNSSCNYCKKIGHTERACIAKKKQRKTATHQMEPRPASREESGDSSAWGLNTVKSLQACPKFMVPLRVNGKLLEFEVDSGAAYSLISKETYDKSWSTKPPPLAQADLNLHTWSGEHLSLVGTAQVQVRHKTKDYVLPLHIMEGSGCNLLGRNWFSTLKIRLQGVNQTDDATHTEPAVLHRLLEKHARVFNEDVISYEGPPVHIELDPNVPPRFCKARPVPLALRPAVKEELDRLEKQGILQPVQHSDWATPLVLVRKKSGLLRLCGDYRSTVNAASLKAAYPLPTTEEVLSTLRGGRMFSTLDLFQAYQQLPVTENTAKVLTVNTMNGLYAVKRLPFGISAAPAIFQKIMETTLAGIPGTSVYLDDIIVCGETPEQHNERLDQVLSRLGNMGLRLQKDKCRFGDMNVEFLGHRIDEQGVHTTGAKVKAIIDAPAPKNRVQLQAFLGLLAFYDRFLKDRATVASRLYKLLHKETQWIWEKEHQKAFEELKKLIRDSTVLAHYDERKPLLLSCDASPYGVGAVLSQVDESGAEAPIAFASRTLGKAERNYAQLDREGLAVVFGVDHFQKYITGRHVTITTDHQPLLSILGPKKPLPQVLSPRMTRWCLKLSAYDYDLVYRKGSRNQNADALSRLPLQGDDDEPSPPGDVLMLECAIDPQLSPKRIAELSREDKTLSAVIQAAQQGKPRVMKGDDFRPYVKLASELSTLQGYGQADNQQEVPTAGAPECCATPAPLPSDDTLQGPPQRPPRRRRPPDRYQDQW